AGATACACGTACCGCATTAATATACTCACCATTATGGATCATATTATTATTAGTGGTTTATTATATGAATAAACGTAAAAAATAAAATATTAAAGCATCAAGCCTCAGTTAGTAAATGAGGTTTGATGCTTTTTTTGTTATCATGTTTATATATAGAAGATACGAGCAAAAAATTAAGGAGTGATATGATGTCATTTTCATTACTTTTACCAATAGTTATTATGTTAGCAATCATTATCATCGGATACGTATTCATTAAATTATTTATGGATTAAGTTGGATACTGGGTGATTGGGTTGGCTGGGGCGTCTCTTGGATTAACTTTCGCGTTAACTCACGACTTGGCTCTTTTCTTGGATTAACTTCTGCGTTAACTCACGACTTGGGCCTTTTCTTGGATTAATTCCAGCGTTAACTCACGACTTGGCTCTTTTCTTGGATTAACTTCTGCGTTAACTCACGACTTGAGCCTTTTCTTGGATTAATTCAGGAGTTAATCTACGACTTACCCAATCTCCTCGCTTAATGCAAAAGTTAATCTACGACTTCACCCATCTTGTCGCTTAATTCAAAAGTTAATCTACGACTTCGACCTTCTCGTCGCTTAATTCAAAAGTTAATCTACGACTTCACCCATCTTGTCGCTTAATTACAAAGTTAATCTACAACTTTGACCAACTCGTCGCTTAATTCAAAAGTTAATCTACGACTTCGACCTTCTCGTCGCTTAATTCAAAAGTTAATCTACGACTTCACCCATCTTGTCGCTTAATTACAAAGTTAATCTACAACTTTGACCAACTCGTCGCTTAATTCAAAAGTTAATCTACGACTTCGACCTTCTCGTCGCTTAATTCAAGAGTTAATCTACAACTTCGACCTTCTCGTCGCTTAATTCAAGAGTTAATCTACAACTTCACTCATCTCGTCGCTTAATTCAAAAGTTAATCTACGACTTCACTCATCTCGTCGCTTAATTCAAAAGTTAATCTACGACTTCAACCTTCTCGTCGCTTAATTCAAAAGTTAATCTACAACTTCAACCTTCTCGTCGCTTAATTCAAAAGTTAATCTACGACTTTAACCATCTCGTCGCTTAATTCAAAAGTTAATCTACGACTTTAACCATCTCGTCGCTTAACTACAAAGTTAATCTACAACTTCAACAACACTACATCATAATTTACTACAAAAAATAAACACACCGCTTCAGACACTGATTATTCAGCGTTTGAAGTGGTGTGTTTTCTTTTCCTAATCTTTATATATTGCCTATTGATAAATATTTTGTTTCTAAATATGGTTCAATTCCTTCAATACCGCCTTCACGACCATATCCACTTTCTTTAAATCCTCCGAATGGGGCATGTGCTGCTGATGGTGCACCATCATTCCAACCTATCACGCCATAATCGAGTTTGTTATAAATATTAAATCCTGTTCGATAATCATTCGTGAAGAAGTAAGCAGCCAATCCATATTCTGTATCATTTGCGACTTCTATAATTTCATCTAAATCGTCATATGTCATAATTGCTGCTATTGGACCAAATGTTTCTTCATGCATCACTTTCATATCTAAGTTCGCATTTCGAATCACCACTGGTTTTAAGAAATTGCCACCGATTTTCAACTGATCAATTGGTTGTGATGTCTCTCCACCATTTTCAATCGCATCTTCAATATGATCAATTACTTTTTCAACGGCTTGTTCGTTGATTAATGGACCCATGTCTACGTCTTCTTCTAATCCGTTACCTACTTTTAAAGCATGTACTTTCTCAGTAAGTAGTCGTGCATATTCTTCTTCGATATCTTGATGAACGAAGATTCTATTTGCACTAATACAAGTTTGTCCTGAATTTCTAAACTTCGTAGCAATCGTTTGATTTACTGCCAATTCTAAATCTGCATCTTTATGAACAATGACTGGTGCTAAGCCACCTAATTCCATCGTTACATTTTTAACAGTATCTGCTGATGCTTTGATTAAACTCTTACCGACTGGTGTTGATCCTGTAAAAGTAATCTTCTGTACGATTGGGCTTTCTGTGAAAATACGTCCTGCATCGCGACCACTTAAAATCACATATTGAATCGCATCTTCAGGTATACCTGCTTCATGCGCCAACTCTACCATTCTAATTGTCGTTAATGGCGTTTCCAATGCAGGTTTACATACGATTGTACAACCTGCTGCTAAAGCTGGTGCCATTTTTCTAGCAATCATTGCTGCTGGGAAGTTCCACGGTGTAATCGCGCCAACGACACCAACAGGGAATTTATCTGTAATAATTTTTTTATTTGGATTATTCGCTGGTATCGTTGAACCATAAACACGTTTTGCTTCAGCTTCATACCATTGAATATAACTATTAGCATAAGCTACTTCACCTAACGCTTCTTTATATGGCTTACCATTTTCTAAAGTAATCAACTCAGCTAATTCTTCTTTATGCTCATCGATAAGTTGATACCATTTTAATAATCGAGCTGAACGATCATGTGCATCAAGTTCGCGCCAAGATAAAAATGCTTCGTGCGCTTTTTCGATTTTTTTATTTGCTTCTTCTTCTGTTGTAAAATCAACTGTTTTGACGATTTCATTTGTTGCTGGATTGTAAACGCTGTGCTGTTTCAAATGCTTCATCCCCTTTTGGTTTAGTTAAATAAAGAACTGCAGCTATACCGTACCAAACAAATACAATAATCCATTCATGTGGCCATACAAGTGATGATGGCATACCAGGTAAATAAATCGAGATAAATGCGATACTTAAAATCACGGCAATCCATCCGACAAGTTTACCACTTTTAATTTTATATGGACGTTCTAAGTTTGGTTCACTTTTTCTTAGTTTTAAGAATGAGAATGCTACAAGTAAGTAACCTAATACAACACCAATACCACCTGCATCAACAATCCAAACAAGTGCTGGTCGACCTAATAACGGTGCGATAAATGCCAACACACCTAAGAATAAAATACCATGCGTTGGTGTTTTATATTTTGGATGTATATATGCAAACCATTTAGGTATCATGTTATTTTTAGCCATTGCATATAAGATACGGCTACCACCGATAATAAATGCATTCCAACTTGTAATAATACCTGCAACGCCACCTAGTACAAGCAAGATGCCAAATCCACCTGATCCAAATAGATTCGCCATTGCATCAGCAGTTGCTAAATTACTAGATTTTAATTGCGCTGGTGTTAATCCTGTTGCTACACCGAATACAATTAATAAGTAGAAAATAACAGAAGCAATGATAGAAATGACAAGTATGCCACCAATTTTCTTTGATGGTGCTTTCACTTCCTCTGCAATTTGAGGAATAACATCAAATCCTACAAATAGGAACGGAATCATAATCAGTACAGACATCGTACCGCCTACACCATTTGAAAATAACGGTTTTAAATGTGTGAAGTCACCATTAAATCCTGCACCACACACAAGCATTAGTCCCACACCGACAATAAATATTGTAAATACCGTTTGCATAATTGCTGCTGGTTTTACACCGAAATAATTTAATGAAGTTAAAATAATACTACCAATTGAACCAATTAATACCCATGTTAAGTAAACATCCCAACCTGCAATATTCCACAAGAGTCCTTTATGTTCAAAAGGAATGACGTAGTCGATAACAGTTGGTAATGCTACTGCTTCAAATGTAATAACGGAAACATATCCAAATAATACAGACCACCCTGAGAAAAAGGCTACGCCAGGACTAAATGCTTTCTTAACAAACACAAATCCCCCACCTGTTTCGGGTATTGCTGAAGCGAGTTCAGCATATGTTAATCCGATAAATATTACGAGTAAACCACCCAGTACAAATGCGATGACACTTCCTAAAAATCCTGCCTCTGATATCCATTCTCCCGAAAGAACAACCCAGCCCCATCCGAGCATTGCTCCAATCGCAAGAAATAATACATCTACAATATTCATTGATTTATTAAATTGAGAACTCATATACATACCCCATTTTTATTAGTCTTATATTTTTCTTATAGACTAGATTCTAATATAGATAATCCTTTGTTTAGTTCTTCTTCAGTAATAACTAATGGTGCTAAGAATCTAATCACATTACCATTAATACCTGCAGATAACAATAACAATCCTTGTTCGTTTGCCGCTTTAACGATTTGTGCTGTCTTAGCTTTATCTGGTGCTTGCGTTTCTGGATTAACGATTTCCATCGCTACCATCGCACCTAATCTTCGAATATCTCCAATATAATCATGCTCTAATTTGTATGATTTTAATGTCGATTCTAAAGTTGCACCTAGTTGTTCAGCTTTTGCATTTAAATTTTCTTCTTCAATAATTTCAATTACTTTAAGTGCCGCTTCACAAGCAAGTGGATTTCCTGCATATGTACCACCAATTTCACCTGGATTTGGACTATCAATAATTTCACTTCTACCAACAACGCCACTTAATGGAAATCCTGCAGCAAGTGATTTTGATACAGTCATCAAATCAGGAACAATATCAAAATGTTCAATCGCAAATGTTTTACCTGTACGAGCAAAACCTGTTTGTATTTCGTCAGCGATAAACACGATGCCATGTTCTTCACAAATTGCTTTTAACGCTTGCATAAATTTTTTGTCAGGAATGATAAATCCGCCTTCACCTTGAACTGGTTCAATAACCACACAAGCGACTTCTGAAGGATCTACCGTTGCAATAAAGAAATTGTTCAAGTCTTTAATAACTGAATCAATATATGATTCATCACTTAGTCCTTCTGGCTTGTCAGCTAAATATGGATATGGTGCTTGATATACTTCTGGTGCAAATGGTCCAAATCCAAATTTATATGGCTTAACTTTACTCGTCATAGACATTGTTAAATTCGTTCTACCGTGGAAACCTCTTATAAATGAAACCACTTGTTGTCTACCTGTATATTTACGTGCAATTTTAACTGCATTTTCTACAGCTTCAGCACCTGAGTTTAATAGTACTGTTTTCTTCTTATGATCACCTGGTGTAATTTCCGCTAATTTCTCAGCTAATTTAATATAGCTCTCATACATAATCACATTAAATCCAGGTAAAATAAATCTTTCAAGTTCGTTTTTTAAATGTTCAGTTATTTTAGGATGTGAATGACCGACGTTCAATGTTCCAATTGCCCCTGCAAAGTCAATCCATTCTTTACCTTCATTATCAGTAACTGTTGCCCCTTTAGCAAAATCAGCGATATGTGTATTACCGTTACCTACACCTCTTGCTACATATTCATTTCTTAACGCTACTAATTCTTCTTGTGTTTTACCCATCTAAAATCCCTCCTATTGTTTATTTAGTACATCTTAAAAAATTATTGGTATAATGAAAAGTACCAGTTTTTAATTTCAAATGGTACCAGAAGGGGTGGTTTTGTGGAACATTCTTACAAATATAGAGAAATTTATCTTAAATTAAAACAAGATATCCTATCTCAACAATATAGCAGTCATCAAAAATTGCCTTCCAAGAGACAATTAGCTAACGATCAAAACGTAAGCATTAACACCGTTAAAAATGCGTACGAGCAACTTTTTGCAGAAGGATATATTTATACAAAAGAAAGACAAGGCTATTTCGTCGAAGCTTTGAACCAACTCATTATACAAGACGAACAAATAACTCAACCTTTAAATACACAATCGATAGAACTAAACTCAACATTCCAATATTCTTTTTCTCATATGACAACAGACATCACTGAATTTCCGATTGATGTTTGGTCTAAACACGTTAAAGAAGCGTATTATCAATTCAAAAATGAAATGTCTGAAATACCACCTTTTAAAGGTCCGTTTGAATTAAGACAATCCATTGCTCAACTCATTTCGTATAAACGTGGTGTCGTATGTCGTCCAGAACAAATTATTATCGGTTCAGGAACAGGAAATTTATTAAGTACATTGTTTCAAACATTTGCATCACATCAAAAAATTGCTATCGAAAATCCAGGTTACTCTCGTATGAGACAATTATTTAT
The Mammaliicoccus sp. Dog046 genome window above contains:
- a CDS encoding NAD-dependent succinate-semialdehyde dehydrogenase, which translates into the protein MKQHSVYNPATNEIVKTVDFTTEEEANKKIEKAHEAFLSWRELDAHDRSARLLKWYQLIDEHKEELAELITLENGKPYKEALGEVAYANSYIQWYEAEAKRVYGSTIPANNPNKKIITDKFPVGVVGAITPWNFPAAMIARKMAPALAAGCTIVCKPALETPLTTIRMVELAHEAGIPEDAIQYVILSGRDAGRIFTESPIVQKITFTGSTPVGKSLIKASADTVKNVTMELGGLAPVIVHKDADLELAVNQTIATKFRNSGQTCISANRIFVHQDIEEEYARLLTEKVHALKVGNGLEEDVDMGPLINEQAVEKVIDHIEDAIENGGETSQPIDQLKIGGNFLKPVVIRNANLDMKVMHEETFGPIAAIMTYDDLDEIIEVANDTEYGLAAYFFTNDYRTGFNIYNKLDYGVIGWNDGAPSAAHAPFGGFKESGYGREGGIEGIEPYLETKYLSIGNI
- a CDS encoding APC family permease; translation: MSSQFNKSMNIVDVLFLAIGAMLGWGWVVLSGEWISEAGFLGSVIAFVLGGLLVIFIGLTYAELASAIPETGGGFVFVKKAFSPGVAFFSGWSVLFGYVSVITFEAVALPTVIDYVIPFEHKGLLWNIAGWDVYLTWVLIGSIGSIILTSLNYFGVKPAAIMQTVFTIFIVGVGLMLVCGAGFNGDFTHLKPLFSNGVGGTMSVLIMIPFLFVGFDVIPQIAEEVKAPSKKIGGILVISIIASVIFYLLIVFGVATGLTPAQLKSSNLATADAMANLFGSGGFGILLVLGGVAGIITSWNAFIIGGSRILYAMAKNNMIPKWFAYIHPKYKTPTHGILFLGVLAFIAPLLGRPALVWIVDAGGIGVVLGYLLVAFSFLKLRKSEPNLERPYKIKSGKLVGWIAVILSIAFISIYLPGMPSSLVWPHEWIIVFVWYGIAAVLYLTKPKGDEAFETAQRLQSSNK
- the gabT gene encoding 4-aminobutyrate--2-oxoglutarate transaminase translates to MGKTQEELVALRNEYVARGVGNGNTHIADFAKGATVTDNEGKEWIDFAGAIGTLNVGHSHPKITEHLKNELERFILPGFNVIMYESYIKLAEKLAEITPGDHKKKTVLLNSGAEAVENAVKIARKYTGRQQVVSFIRGFHGRTNLTMSMTSKVKPYKFGFGPFAPEVYQAPYPYLADKPEGLSDESYIDSVIKDLNNFFIATVDPSEVACVVIEPVQGEGGFIIPDKKFMQALKAICEEHGIVFIADEIQTGFARTGKTFAIEHFDIVPDLMTVSKSLAAGFPLSGVVGRSEIIDSPNPGEIGGTYAGNPLACEAALKVIEIIEEENLNAKAEQLGATLESTLKSYKLEHDYIGDIRRLGAMVAMEIVNPETQAPDKAKTAQIVKAANEQGLLLLSAGINGNVIRFLAPLVITEEELNKGLSILESSL